One window from the genome of Nicotiana sylvestris chromosome 9, ASM39365v2, whole genome shotgun sequence encodes:
- the LOC138878542 gene encoding uncharacterized protein, translating into MKKARIHTRLAMVTKTLMKGIRGQPFSIVPMIVADIYRALEKCQRAKHFKGCNLLLQLWLVEHLQRGKYRQEIKRRDWDDHIAFHHPRRMNYMPNMFSHPEDVKGWVELFDNLTEDQSDVELPEGSKPPKFEMFDGIRDPRVHLRTYYDKLVGVGKDERIHMKLFMRSLKGDALSWYIIKDPKKWLNWVRMSSDFMDMFSFNTENALDVFYIQNLKKKPTKTFREYATRWRSKASKVRHALEEEQMNKFFVQAQDLQYYERLMIIESHKFSDIIKLGERIEEGIKSDMGGGIHMIEIEDDWNSEGSIWLITEGDDPKKPIVTLNPIIVQIQPSRDAEVNVSMPLEFEATSSTKTLAPIEVEFVSPANAPTPFEVAILPPKAHAPFGVRIATPIQMAMLTMTLFHTKAVPWDYTAEARRKGKVRFEETIAAQGMMRYDRVYTPEHLAESSKQATNRPPIIEIVPDDLWRKIQAKEYSVIDQLNTKISILALLQNSEAHKNSLLKVLSEAYVPSNITGGEMANMVGQVLESHKIAFHEDELPPEGLGHNKAL; encoded by the exons atgaagaaagcaagaatccataccaggctggctatggtaactaagacttTAATGAAAGGGATCCGTGGGCAGccattcagcattgtgcccatgatcgttgctgacatatatcgagccttggagaagtgtcaacgagcaAAACACTTCAaaggctgcaatttattacttcaactctggctcgtggaacatctccaaaggggtaaataccgacaagagattaagcgaagggactgggatgatcatatcgctttccatcatccgaggcgaatgaattacatgcccaataTGTTCTCTCATCCAGAAGATGTCAAAGGATGGGtagagctatttgataatctaactgaggaccag TCCGacgtcgaactgcccgaggggtccaaacctccgaagtttgaaatgtttgatggtataagggatccaagggtccatttgagaacgtacTATGACAAGTTGGTTGGAGTAGGTAAAGACGAGCGAATccacatgaagcttttcatgaggagtttgaagggagatgctttgtcttggtacattatcaaagatccaaagaagtggttaAACTGGGTACGCATgtcgtccgactttatggacatgTTCAGCTTTAACACAGAGAATGCTctagatgtgttctatattcagaatctaaagaagaagcccacaaaaACATTTCGCGaatatgctactcgctggaggtccaaaGCTTCTAAGGTCAGAcatgccttagaagaggaacaaatgaacaaattctttgtccaggCTCAGGACCtgcagtattatgaaagattaATGATtattgagagccacaaattttccgacattatcaagctgggtgaaagaattgaagagggtatcaaaagcgatatg ggtggaggcattcacatgattgaaatagaggatgattggaaTTCCGAAGGATCAATCtggttgatcacagaaggtgatgatccaaagaagccaatagttactcttaatccgatcatagtccagattcaaccatcTAGGGACGCTGAGGTAAATGTGTctatgccacttgagtttgaagcaacgtcatcCACAAAGACACTagcgccaattgaggttgaattcgtgtctccggcaaatgcacccacaccgtttgaagttgcaatCTTGCcgcccaaggcacatgctccgtttggagtaaggatagccacgccgatccAAATGGCGATGTTGACCATGACATtattccatacaaaggctgtaccttgggactatacagctgaggcaaggaggaaaggcaaggtcaggttcgaagagactaTTGCCGCACAGGGTATGATGAGATATGATAGGGTTTATACCCcggaacacctagctgagtcaagcaagcaggccacCAACCGGCCACCCATTATTGAGATAGttccagacgatctttggagaaagatacaagccaaggaatattcggtcatcgaccagttgaacacaAAAATCTCTATTCTTGCTTTACTACAAAACTCTGAGGCACACAAAAATTCTCTACTAAAGGTACTAAGTGAggcatacgtaccaagcaacatcactggcggagaaatggctaacatggtaggacaagtgttggagagccataagatcgcttttcatgaggacgagctaccacctgaagggttgggacacaacaaagcactgtAA